The following is a genomic window from Solidesulfovibrio sp..
CAGGATATGGCTGCGCAGGGAATCCAAGGCCCTGTGGGCAAACCGGATCTGGGGGGCGTCCATGGCTACGCCGCCTGTCCGTTCAGGACTTCGCTGACCAGGGTGATGTAGGTCCACAGGTTGTCGCCTTTCCTCCAGTCGCCGGCTTGGCGGTTTGGCGCAGGACGCCAAGCGCCGGGGTGAAGGAAACAGCAATACCAGTTCCAGCCCTTCATGATGGGGGCATTGCTGGCGTCATGGTAGGCTTGCCGGAAAAAATGGCCATGTGGGGATTGGATCGTGCCGGGCAAGTAGAAGCCGATAGGCGCAATCAAGGGATAGTCTGTGGGAAAGAGAATCATGAGAGGCGCCGTCCCGACGCCCCATATCCTGGGCATGATGTAGCGGGGAAAGATCACCCAGTTGGCGGAATCCTCGTCGAAATCCACGCCAGAGCCCTTGGCGAACTTGAGGGCCAAGTCGTAGACCTGCTCGGTGATCACCTCCCTTGACAAAGCGGACCGGCGGCCATCAAAGAGCCCGCCCTTGGTGCGGTCGGGCATAGAGGTGATCTTCACCGGCCCGCCGTCCTTGCCCCGAAGCTCGTGCTCGGCATAGTAACGGGATGGATCGATGTTCTCCACCCCAAGGCCCTTAGCGAGCTTGACTACCCTGCGTCCGGGGCCACCGCCGGCTTCACGGGCCAAGTCGCTGCCGCGCACGCCGCCCGACACCGGTACGCGCCGTCCGTTGATGATGACGTAGCCGCCCTGCTGCTTGTTGTTAAAGGTGCTGTACATGTTGTCCTCCTTGTCGGTATGATGTGTTGTTTGGGGAGTTGGAGGCGAAGCGGTTAACCTCGGCCGTATTCAGCGGTAGCGGTCGGCGTCTGGGATCTCGCCGTCGGGGACCGGAGCAGGGAACAACCTTGCTTCAAGGGTGCTATGGGCCTCCTGGTCCGTCTCGGGGCTTGCTTCCGCCTGGCTGAAGTCAGAGGCGCTTTGGTCGTTTCGCTCGGCCATCCATTCCTGGTAGTATGTATCCAGGCTGATGAAGCCCGAGGCCTGCTGCCGGAGCCGCCAGGCAGCCACGTCTTCGAATGACGCCACCTCAACCCGAACGCCCATGCGGCGCACCTCCTTGACCACGGGCAGGAAGTCCTCGTCGCCTGAGCAAAGGACCAGGATGTCGGGCCGGATGTCGTGGACGGCACGGAGCATATCGATAGCCATTTCCACGTCGACGTTGCACTTGAACGTGTCCCCGGCGATCTTCCCGATCTTGGGCCGGACGTTCCAGCCTTGCTCCCAGAGCGAGTCGATGGTCCTCGTCCGCTCCATCTGGCGCCGCGGATCGACCGGCAGGTAGCAGTAGCCGTCCACGAGGAAGCGGCCTTCGCCAAGGTACTGGAGCAGATGGGCGTAATCCAGGCCGCCCCGGCTATTGCCGGGGATTTCGACGTTGGCGAAGTCCAGAAAAACGATAGCGCGTTCCATATTCCCTCCAGGGGTTGGTTCATTGATGGGAAAGGGCCTTGTCTAGAGCGCCAGCACCAGGAGACCGACAAGAATGACACTGGCGAGGAGCCAGCCGGGAGTAATCCAGAGGATGAGGAGGGTGGTACCGATGCCAATCAGCCCCC
Proteins encoded in this region:
- a CDS encoding NYN domain-containing protein, which encodes MERAIVFLDFANVEIPGNSRGGLDYAHLLQYLGEGRFLVDGYCYLPVDPRRQMERTRTIDSLWEQGWNVRPKIGKIAGDTFKCNVDVEMAIDMLRAVHDIRPDILVLCSGDEDFLPVVKEVRRMGVRVEVASFEDVAAWRLRQQASGFISLDTYYQEWMAERNDQSASDFSQAEASPETDQEAHSTLEARLFPAPVPDGEIPDADRYR